In Nonomuraea muscovyensis, one genomic interval encodes:
- the aroF gene encoding 3-deoxy-7-phosphoheptulonate synthase, whose amino-acid sequence MVIVMGPEATADDLTSIVAVVQAAGVEAFVSKGVQRTIVGLVGDVTQLDAAALRGMGGVAEVMRVSAPYKLVSRDNHPDRSTVRVGGVPIGPDTVTLIAGPCAVETPRQTLEAALMAKAAGATLLRGGAFKPRTSPYAFQGLGEEGLRILAGVREETGLPVVTEVVDAQDVDLVASYADMLQVGTRNAQNFALLQAVGAAGKPVMLKRGMNATIEEWLMAAEYIAQRGNLDIVLCERGIRTFETATRNTLDVSAVPVAQRLSHLPVIVDPSHSGGRRDLVLPLTRAAIAVGADGVIIDVHPQPELALCDGPQALVDGDLEELAGVLRDLPPLLGKTAAALTA is encoded by the coding sequence ATGGTCATCGTGATGGGCCCGGAGGCCACCGCGGACGATCTCACGTCGATCGTCGCGGTCGTTCAGGCGGCCGGGGTCGAGGCTTTCGTCAGCAAGGGCGTGCAGCGCACGATCGTCGGGCTGGTCGGCGACGTCACCCAGCTCGACGCGGCGGCCCTGCGTGGCATGGGCGGGGTGGCCGAGGTGATGCGGGTGTCGGCCCCGTACAAGCTGGTGAGCCGGGACAACCACCCGGACCGCTCGACCGTCCGCGTGGGCGGGGTGCCGATCGGCCCGGACACGGTGACGCTGATAGCGGGGCCGTGCGCGGTGGAGACACCGCGGCAGACCCTGGAGGCGGCCCTGATGGCCAAGGCGGCGGGCGCGACCCTGCTGCGCGGCGGCGCCTTCAAGCCGCGCACGTCGCCGTACGCGTTCCAGGGGCTCGGCGAGGAGGGGCTGCGCATCCTGGCCGGCGTGCGCGAGGAGACGGGCCTGCCGGTGGTGACGGAGGTGGTCGACGCGCAGGACGTGGACCTCGTCGCCTCGTACGCCGACATGCTGCAGGTCGGCACGCGCAACGCGCAGAACTTCGCGCTGCTGCAGGCCGTCGGGGCCGCCGGCAAGCCGGTCATGCTCAAGCGCGGCATGAACGCCACGATCGAGGAGTGGCTGATGGCGGCCGAGTACATCGCGCAGCGCGGCAACCTCGACATCGTGCTGTGCGAGCGCGGCATCCGGACGTTCGAGACGGCCACGCGTAACACGCTGGACGTCTCGGCGGTGCCGGTGGCGCAGCGGCTGTCGCACCTGCCGGTGATCGTGGACCCGTCGCACTCCGGCGGCCGCCGCGACCTGGTGCTGCCGCTCACCCGGGCGGCCATCGCGGTCGGCGCCGACGGCGTGATCATCGATGTGCACCCGCAGCCTGAGCTGGCGCTGTGCGACGGTCCGCAGGCTCTCGTCGACGGTGACCTGGAGGAGCTCGCGGGCGTGCTGCGCGACCTGCCGCCGCTGCTCGGCAAGACGGCGGCGGCGCTGACCGCCTGA
- the thiI gene encoding tRNA uracil 4-sulfurtransferase ThiI: MTMSALGEPCVLLKLGEIVLKGKNRELFERRLIANIRAAIRDLDIKADVRRRHGVIAMFLPTGATAEQAQIVAERVADVPGLVWIHPAWRVAKDPDTVLKAGLELLRDRDEVKRGAPFAVRSRRRDKRFPLRSNELDRLVGGAINDEYGLPVDLRKPELTLFIEVDRDEVFVFTGGLPGQGGLPVGSSGRALVLMSGGIDSPVAAYRMMRRGLHVDFLHFSGIPFTTSESIYKAYALVRKLDRFQGGSRLWVVPFGKAQQSIRTSGEDRLAVIAQRRLMLKTAEEVAHRIRAAALVTGDALGQVSSQTLANITAQDHAVDLPILRPLVGWDKTEIMAEARRIGTLEISELPDEDCCSLLAPKRAETRAKIEDLKQIEKRLDAEELVVQLADSIQEYTLES, encoded by the coding sequence ATGACGATGTCCGCCCTGGGCGAGCCGTGCGTTCTGCTCAAGCTGGGCGAGATCGTCCTCAAGGGCAAGAACCGCGAGCTGTTCGAGCGACGCCTCATCGCCAACATCCGCGCCGCCATCAGAGATCTCGACATCAAGGCGGACGTACGCCGCCGGCACGGCGTCATCGCCATGTTCCTGCCCACGGGCGCCACCGCCGAGCAGGCCCAGATCGTCGCCGAGCGGGTGGCCGACGTGCCCGGCCTGGTGTGGATCCACCCCGCCTGGCGGGTCGCCAAGGACCCCGACACGGTGCTCAAGGCCGGGCTGGAGCTGCTGCGCGACCGCGACGAGGTCAAGCGCGGCGCGCCGTTCGCCGTCCGCTCCCGCCGCCGCGACAAGCGCTTCCCGCTGCGCTCCAACGAGCTCGACCGGCTGGTCGGCGGCGCCATCAACGACGAGTACGGCCTGCCCGTCGACCTGCGCAAGCCCGAGCTGACCCTGTTCATCGAGGTCGACCGCGACGAGGTGTTCGTCTTCACCGGCGGCCTGCCCGGGCAGGGCGGCCTCCCGGTCGGCAGCAGCGGCCGGGCGCTGGTGCTCATGTCGGGCGGCATCGACTCGCCCGTGGCGGCCTACCGCATGATGCGGCGCGGCCTCCACGTCGACTTCCTGCACTTCTCGGGCATCCCGTTCACCACGTCCGAGTCCATCTACAAGGCCTACGCGCTGGTCAGGAAGCTCGACCGGTTCCAGGGCGGGTCGCGGCTGTGGGTGGTGCCGTTCGGCAAGGCCCAGCAGTCGATCCGCACCTCGGGCGAGGACCGCCTGGCGGTCATCGCGCAGCGGCGGCTCATGCTCAAGACGGCCGAGGAGGTCGCCCATCGCATCCGCGCCGCCGCGCTGGTCACCGGCGACGCGCTCGGCCAGGTGTCGTCCCAGACGCTGGCCAACATCACCGCCCAGGACCACGCGGTGGACCTGCCGATCCTGCGCCCCCTGGTGGGCTGGGACAAGACGGAGATCATGGCCGAGGCGCGGCGCATCGGCACGCTGGAGATCTCCGAGCTGCCCGACGAAGACTGCTGCAGCCTGCTGGCCCCCAAGCGCGCCGAGACCCGCGCCAAGATCGAGGACCTGAAGCAGATCGAGAAGCGGCTGGACGCCGAGGAACTCGTCGTCCAGCTCGCCGACTCGATCCAGGAGTACACCCTGGAGTCGTGA